A region of the Stieleria neptunia genome:
CTTCGGGCGCGCGGATGTCACTGTTGGGCAACCCATCGGGATAGTCCTGCTTGATCCGGGTGATGGCATGGGTTGCGACGGCCAAGTGCTGCTTTTTCGTCTCGTCATAAAAGGCCCTCGCCGCGCCGGGCAATTTGGGTTGGCCGTGCAGGGGTTTATCAGAAACGCACAACAGCGTGGCATTGGGAATTCGGTATCGAAAACCGTTGGCGGCGACCGTGGCCGATTCCATGTCGACGGCGATGCTGCGGCTGACCCGCAAATGTTCCACCGCTTTGCGCAGCGAAAGCTCCCAATTCCGATCCGCCGTCGTGTAGACCGCACCGATCCGGTAAGGCAATTCCGCTTCGCCGAGCGCGCTGGCGAGCGCGCGATTGAGCAAAAAGCTGGGCGTGATCGGCACCGACGGCGGCAAGGCTTCGTCCAACAAGTGATCGCCGCGCATGTAGCCCGATGCCAACACAAAATCACCGATCTCTTGATGGTTCCGCACGCCCGCACAGTGCCCCACCATCAACATCGCATCCGGCCGCAGGACCGCCAAATGATCGGTCAGGTTCTTGGCGTTGGACGGCCCGACCCCGATGTTGACGATGCTGATGCCGCGATTGTCTGGTTCCCGATGATGCAACGTCGGCATCTGCACGTCGTCACGCTTGGACCGCTCGCAATCGGGAAACTGGCGAATGAACGCCGCGATGTGCATGTTGTAATTGGTCAACAACACATACCGTTGGAAATCCTCCGCGTCGGTCCCGGTGTAATGCTCTAGCCGCTTGATCGAAAGCTCGCTGCGTTCGGGGCCGAACAAAAAGACTTTCTTGCGAGTCAAATCGAAATCGGTCTCGTCGATCATCTCCAACAACTGTGGAGAATTCAGATCGACCCGCGGTCGTGACCGCGCGATCGTGATCTCCGCACCACGGCGGGCCAGTTTTAAAAGCTCGCGGCGCAAGTACCAGCGATAGGCGCGCGGCCTGGCGATCTTGCCGGACAACTCCGGATTGTGCTTGGACCAATGCCGATAAACGGTCAACTTGGAATAGAAACCGTCGGCATAGGTTTCCTCCATCTGCTCGCAAGCGGCGGCGATCTGCTCACAGAGTCCCTGTTCGGACACATCCGGATCAATTCGAAATGTTTCGTGCATGAACGCAATTGTGAACGATCGCCGATCGGGCGGCTAGTCGAGTAGGGCATGCTGTGCATGCCGCTGTCACTACGCCGTGAACGATCGTTTAGGACCATCGGAAGAACAAGTGGGATAGGCTTCCAGCCTGTCATGGCGAAAACGACAGGCTGGAAGCCTATCCCACATTCAATCCCCGCCACTTATTCTTCAGACGGTCCTTAGCGGCCGGGCGCAAGCCCTCCGGTGGTGCGAGTGGTCAACGACCGAAACGAATCAGCAAGAGATCCAGTTCTTTCAGATGGACGATTTTCACGGGGCGGCGCGGCAGCGGCAGCGGCCTGACATGACCACGAGGCTCCGCAGCGGCAACCATCGGCGCACGCTGTTGGAGGGGAACGGCAACGATCCGTTTCATCACCTGCAAGTGCAATTCTGGTTTCCCATAGACCACCAATTGGCGTCGTTCGGGAAAATACATCATTTTCTCGGTAGGGACGACAGATCCAAATTGGGCCAAGACGTCCTCGGGGAATCCGTCGGGAATCCGGTGTGTTTGCAGCTTGGCAACCGTCGACGAAGGCTGCCGCTGGTCCTCCGCCCAAGCCTTGTTGCAATCCATGCCCGATCCGGCAATCAACGCCAGAATCAGTGTTGAACAACCTAAATATCGGCTCAAAACAGTCATTTCATGCTCGTTTGGATAGGCGGTCTTCTAAAGATAGAACACCATAGGTCTGCTGAGGTTCCGTAGAATTGCGTCCGGCTGACGAGTCGACAAGTCGTCATCGAATTCGCGTGACGATGACGTCTGTCACAACTCAATTGTCTTGCATGTATCCGAAAACTGGGCCCTCCCATGAAATCTCTGCGACCGAAAATCACGGCACTCCTGCTGACCTTTGCTTCGACCATTGCAATCGCCGAACAGCCTTGGATCATCGACCCGCACACGCACTTCAAGGGTCGCGAACAGATCGCCTTGGAGAACCAAACGGTCAAACGCGAACCCCAGAACACGCTCGGACATGTCGTCGTTCCCGAGGACTACCGTGAACTGGCCGATCGACTGGGCATCCAATCCACCTTGGTCGTCGAGGCCGTCGACCAGGACCAGCCGCAATTCAACGATTGGCTGCTCGACCAAGCCCAATCGGATCTGGTTTGCGGCTATGTTGCGCGCGGCGATTTGGCGTCCGATGATTTCCAAACGCACTATCAACGCTACAAACAGACGGGCTACCTGAACGGTTACCGGTTTCGGTTCGATGAACTCGCCGGCTACCTCGACAATGCCACCGCCCGAAAGAACCTTGCAACGCTTCAAACGGATGGCATGGTCGTTGATCTGCTGATCGAACCGAGCCACGCAGACGATGTCGCCGAGTTGGCCGCCGCATTTCCACGGCTAAAGATCGTGATCAATCATTGCTTTCGCGCGACGATGGTCGACGGCAAGGTGAGCGAACAATGGACACAGGCGGTTGCCAGTTGTGCAAAGTTTGAGAACGTCTTCATGAAGATTTCCAGTATCGTCAACTTCGCCGGCACCAAGCCGTTCGTCGAAACCGCACCGT
Encoded here:
- a CDS encoding phosphorylase family protein is translated as MHETFRIDPDVSEQGLCEQIAAACEQMEETYADGFYSKLTVYRHWSKHNPELSGKIARPRAYRWYLRRELLKLARRGAEITIARSRPRVDLNSPQLLEMIDETDFDLTRKKVFLFGPERSELSIKRLEHYTGTDAEDFQRYVLLTNYNMHIAAFIRQFPDCERSKRDDVQMPTLHHREPDNRGISIVNIGVGPSNAKNLTDHLAVLRPDAMLMVGHCAGVRNHQEIGDFVLASGYMRGDHLLDEALPPSVPITPSFLLNRALASALGEAELPYRIGAVYTTADRNWELSLRKAVEHLRVSRSIAVDMESATVAANGFRYRIPNATLLCVSDKPLHGQPKLPGAARAFYDETKKQHLAVATHAITRIKQDYPDGLPNSDIRAPEESLLEGPDGNSKECW
- a CDS encoding amidohydrolase family protein gives rise to the protein MKSLRPKITALLLTFASTIAIAEQPWIIDPHTHFKGREQIALENQTVKREPQNTLGHVVVPEDYRELADRLGIQSTLVVEAVDQDQPQFNDWLLDQAQSDLVCGYVARGDLASDDFQTHYQRYKQTGYLNGYRFRFDELAGYLDNATARKNLATLQTDGMVVDLLIEPSHADDVAELAAAFPRLKIVINHCFRATMVDGKVSEQWTQAVASCAKFENVFMKISSIVNFAGTKPFVETAPSDLKTYLPVLEPCFAAFGEDRVIFATNWGVSTHFGSVDDVVRIVKEFLASKGDSALKKGMRDNAIRVYGINTQHLR